The Deinococcus aerophilus region GGGCTACGCCTATCCCTGGGATAAACTGGTCGCGTCGGCGAGGTCTCTCTTCGCCGCTTGACGGGATTCTTGGAGCACTACCAACAGACCCATGCCCACGTTCGAGACGGTCCTGAAACAGGAGCGCAAGGCGGCCACCGGCATCGAAGTTCCTCCACATATCGTGGCGGAACTCGGCGCGGGGAAAAAACCGGCCGTGACGGTGATCCTGAACGGCTACACGTACCGCAGCACTGTGGCGGTCATGGGCGGCCGATACATGCTGCCGGTCAGCGCCGAACACCGCCAGGGCGCAGGCGTTCAGGCCGGGGACCAGGTGAGCGTCACCCTGCACCTGGACACTGAACCCCGTGAGGTCACGGTGCCGGACGATTTGCAGGCCGCGCTGGATGGTACGCCAGCCGCACTGGAGCGTTTTGAACGCCTCTCGTACAGCCAGCAACGCCAGCATGTGTTGTCGGTGGAAGGCACCAAGAACCCTGAGACCCGTGCCCGACGTGTGGCGAAAGCCATTCAGACACTCACGGCGGATAGCGGATAAGTGATAACAGCAGAGGTTCCCAGAGATCTGTTGAGCATCGGGGATGACAGACGCTGTCGGGACACCCTTCCATCAAGTCAATCTATGCAAAGCTACGCTGCGATTAACAGAGATAGACAGTGTTGACGATTTTGTATATATTCTGAAGATGCAGAGGATGTTTGACAATGCTCCCTCCGCCCTGCGCCGCCATCTGGAACGGCGGGAGTATGAGGCTTTCCTCGATCTGCTGAGTGCCGAGCTGCCCGGTCAGGCGGGGGGGCTGACCCGCAAGAACTACTTGTCCAGTCTGCGGGTCTTTCTGCGCTGGTGCGCCGAAGAGACCCGCTCGGTCCTGAACGCCACGCGGGCAGACGCCCTGGCGTATCAGACCCATCTGCAGGACCGGGGAACGCCCGCCACCGTTCACAACCACATGACCCGGGTGCGCACGCTGTACGGCATCCTGATGGCGCGCGGGGAGCATCCCGGCCCCAATCCCTATGAGGGCCTGAAGCTGCCAAGCAACCGACCCGAGGAACACCGCGACCTGTATACCGGGCCGGAGATCGCCCGTCTCCTGGCACATGGTGACGTGACCGAACGGCTGCTGGTGCTGCTGGGCGCGCACGTCGGACTGACCGGGCCGGAAACGGTGACGCTGCGCTGGGAGGCAGTCAATACCCACGCGGGCCACCTGGACGTGCGGGGCCGCCATCTGGAGGCCGACACGCAGGTCTACGCAGCCCTGCGCGAATACGGGCAGGAGCGTGGGCACACCGATCTGTTCGCGGCCACGGGACCGCTGTTCGACTTCCAGACCGATCACCAGCTGCGCGCCGCCCTGTTCCGGCTGTGCACGCGGGCCAATGTGCCCTACCGGGCGTGGCGGGCCCTGCGCAACACGGCCGGCCTGCGCATTCTGGAACAGACCGGAGATCCTGCCGCCGTCGCGCAGCGTCTGGGGCTGGGAACCCTGAAAGCCGTGGAGGTCTGGAAGAAGCTGTCCGGCCCCGGCCCCGCGTAGCAAGGTTCATCAACCGGTGCAGGGCATCAGCGTGGCGCCGCAGAAGCGCAATCCAGAGGTGCCGGAATGCGCCCCCATTGACGGCGTTGTTCTCACAGGCATGAAGGAATGATGGAGACCGGAAATCTTCCTAAAAACTCCACCACAGTCCCCGGCTCCACCAAGGTGCTAAGATACCGGGGTCACATGGGGACGCCCCGGTTTCGACGGTGTTCGTGGACAGTGACGTGGCGAGCCGAGGATGGTCGTTGGCCTCGTAAATCATCCGACCAAGCCTTTAACTGGCAACAACAGCGATTCTTTCGCACTGGCTGCTTAATCCCAGCCCAGCGACCGCATAGCCCGGCCATTGGCGCTGCGCGAGCTGACACAAAAGATGGCTAGTTCTGTGCGTTGTCTCGGCGCACCGGGCGAAACTTAGAGACTTGACGCGAAGGCAGCCCGTTCTCAGGCGGCCCAGCGTTGAAACCTAAATTGAGAACTACGCTCGTAGAAGCCCACTCAAGCAACATCGGACGAGGGTTCGACTCCCTCCGTCTCCACCATCCAGAAGTCTGCCCGCCTCTCCCGGCGGGCGGATTTCTTTTGAGGCTGGAGTCATCTGGAGTCGTACAGCTGGAGTCGTACAGCTCCGACTTGGGGCTTTCCGCATCCCTCTTCTGCTCCCCGAATGCAACCAGCCCAGACCGCACCCATGACCCTCACCCCTTGCTGTCCGTCCCATGGGAGCACAATTTGAGACAGCACATGCAGTGGTTCCCTGAGTGGGAGGCGGCTATCCTAGGGCATGGACCGTCCCGACGTACCTTCCGGGTCCACGGCACCGCAGGGAAGCCGGGACCATCCCACCTTTCAGGAGGTCTATCCCGGCTTCCCGGAACCGCAGTTCGAGCCGCTGACCTTCACCCGGCGCTCTCCGGATGAGACGCTGGCCCGGGCCCGGGCGTTCTACGAGGAGATGCAGACCCGCCGCACCACCCGGCACTTCAGCCGGGACGCGGTCCCGCGCGAGGTGATCGAGTGGGCAGTCCTCAGCGCCGGCACCGCGCCCAGCGGCGCCCACCGCCAGCCCTGGCGCTTTGTCGCGGTGCAGGACCCTGACCTCAAGGCTCGCATCCGTGAGGCGGTGGAGGCCGAGGAATACAGGACCTATACCGCGCGCATGACCGACGAGTGGCGCTCGGCGCTCGCCGCGCTGGGCACCGACTACGTCAAGGAGCACCTCACGGACGCTCCCTGGGTGGTGGTGGTGTTCCGCGAGAAATACGGGCTGCGGAACGACGGCACGACCTACAAGAACTACTACACCGTGGAAAGTGTCTCGATGGCCGTGGGGCTGTTCCTGGCCGCCATCCATCACGCAGGTCTGACCACCCTGACCCATACGCCCAACCCGATGGGGTACCTGAGCGAACTGCTGGGCCGCCCCCGCAACGAGGAGCCGCTGATCGTGATGCCGGTGGGCTACCCCGCCCCGGACGCCCACGTGCCGAAGCTGAGCCGCAAACCCCTGGCCGAGATCTTTCAGGTTGACCTGGGTCCATCTGGACAATGACGCAGGCAAAAGGGGATCGGCCGGGGCCCACCGTTCCCCGGACTGCAGCCGCGTACAGAACGGCTCCCCAGACCGTCAGGAATTGGTGGGAATGGGCTGTTAGGCTGTAACCCGGACATGCAGACCTCCCCGCCCCCGCTGACCGGCTTTCCCGACCTGGGCGGCCGGTGGCGCCGCACCCTGCTGATGACCATTCCGATCGCTGGGCTGGCCTTTGCCATCGGGCTGGTGCTGGACCCGGTCAGCGGGCAGTCCACCCCCTTCGACCGGCTGGCCTATCCGCTGCTGATCGCCGGCGTCTGCGCCCTGGAGTTCGCGTTGTGGCGCTGGCGCAATGCCACAGCGGCGGTGGTCACCGGGCTGGTGCTGCTCTCGGGCGGTTTCTTTCTGTGCAAGCTGATCTATCTGCTGTTCTTTCTGCCCGCCGGCCTCTCGGTACAGACCGAGATGACCGAGTCTTTTTTCTGGATTCCGGCGGTGTATGTCCTGTCGCTGTTCGTTCCCAACCTGCGCGCGGCGCGCAGCATCGTCGTGGCCTTTTTTGGGGGGATGGTGCTGTGCGCCGTGGTCTACGCCGCGGGCCATGTGTGGACCGGCGAGTCGGTGGGCGTCATCTTTGCGCTCACCGAGCTGATTCTCGCCAACCTGACCCTGCTGTGCCTGACCTATGTCTTCATCGGCTACAAGGACCTGCTGTCGGGTGCCCAGGCGCGCGCCGAGACCCTGCAGCGCATGGTTCACACAGACCTCCTGACTGGTCTGCCCAGCCGCCAGCGCTTCGAGGAAGAACTGGACCTTCTGACCAGCAGGCACGAGGCCTTCTCTCTGCTGTTCATTGATGTGGACGGCTTCAAACTGGTCAACGACACGCTCGGCCACAGTGCCGGCGACGACGCCCTGCGCGAATTTGCGGGCCGACTGGAGCTGTTTCTGAACGGCGGCGACCTCGCGGCGCGCATCAGCGGCGACGAGTTCGTGATGATCTTCCGGGGCACCCCACCGCAACGGGCCCTGGCCCTGGCCCACCACATCCTCGAGAGCGTGAACCGCCCGTTTCTGGTGCGCGGACAGCAGGTCCAGCTCACCGCCAGCATCGGCCTGAGCGCCTTTCCCGAGGACGCCCAGGACAGCGAGGCGGTGCTGCGCCACGCCGACGCGGCGATGTACCACGTCAAGAGCAGCGGCAAGAACGGGGTGCGCCGCTTCGACGGAGCGCTCGACGCCGAGCTGGAGCGGCGCAAGGTGCTGGAGCGCGAGTTCCAGTTCGCGCTGCAGCGCGGGCAGCTGAGCGTGGTCTATCAGCCCATCTTCCACCTGCCGTCCGGCGAGGTACACAAGGCCGAGGTGCTGCTGCGCTGGACCCACCCCGAGTTCGGGGCGGTGTCCCCCGGCACCTTCATCGCCATGGCCGAGTCGAGCGGCCAGATCATTCAGGTGGGCGGCTGGGTACTCGACACCGCCTGCGCCCAGGCCCGGCGCTGGCGCGACCTGCTGGGACAGCCGCTGGTCGTCACGGTGAACGTCTCCCCGGTCCAGTTTCTGCAGCCCAGCTTTGTGCCCCAGGTCAAGAACGCGCTGCTGCGCAGCGGCCTGCCGGCCAGCGCCCTGGAACTGGAACTCACCGAGGGCGCGGTGATGCAGCAGCCCAGCACCGTGCGCGCGGCGCTGCACGACCTGCGGCAGCTGGGCGTGAGCATCGCCATCGATGACTTTGGCACCGGGTATTCCTCGCTGTCGTACCTGCGCGATCTGCCCATCAACAGCATCAAGATCGACCGCTCGTTCATCCGGGATCTCGCCACTCCGCGCCGCGCGCCGCAGTACGCCGTGGCCCTAGTCGAGGCGATCGTGGGCATCGCCCGCACGCTGGACCTGCAGGTGGTCGCCGAGGGCATCGAATCATCCGGTCAGCTGGAACTCGTGAGAAGCTTCGGCTGCGATTTCGCTCAGGGCTATCACTTTGCCCGCCCCATGGAGGCCCAGGCCCTGACCGAACTGCTTCACCATGACGTGACGGCCGGCGACGCTCCCCCCCACATCCGCCTCAACTGAAGGCCGCACGGGCCCGCCCCGGCGTGGCCGGCAACACCGGCATACCCGCAAAAAACTTCCCCGGCGAGTACTCGCCGGGGAAGGGAAGGCACGGCGGTGATCAGCGTGACTGGGTGCCCGAGGGGGCCAGAGACAGCGTGGGGCCACTGGCGGGGAGGCGCAGCTGGACCACCGTCAGCACCACGAAGGCGGCTTCCACCAACAGGGAGAGGACGCCGGCAGATTCGGCCCAGTTGCCGATATCGCTGTGCGCATGGGGCAGCCCCACCGTGCGCGTCAGGGTGTAGGCCACGATCGCCCCCCGAGATCAGCAGGCCCAGGGCGTACCCGTTTTTCCAGTGTGAGCTGAGCAGCCACGCCCCCGCCGCCGCGCACCCGGCCACCAGCAGGATGTACAGCCAGCCCAGGTAGGCCGTCTCGTTCAGCTTGTCCGGAATGTCCTTGAAGTGGATCCAGCCGATGCCCGCCAGCAGGACGACGCCCAGCCCGTGGTGTTGCAAGTGCCTCATATGGCTCCCTTAGACGCGGCTGCAGCGCTTCGCCGGCCCCCACCTCCACGCCTCCAGAGGAGCTTCAGCAGTCAAGGCCCTCTGTAGTTAAGTGGGCGCGAGGGCCGCGCGTCCCCCAAGAAGCCACAAAGCAGAAATAAGCTCAGGCTTTCTGGGCAGACTGCGGCGGCGCTGCGGCGGGAGAAGACCAGCGGGCCGGGGTCCATTTGACCTCGCTGCGCCCGCTCTCGACCACCCGCTCGATGAACTGCACGCCGCGCGCACCTTCCTCCAGCGTGGGAAAGTCGGCGATCAGTGGATCGGGGGCGCGGCCCTCCAGCCGGGCGCGAATGGCCTCGGCCACGCCGCGGTACACGTTGGCGAAGGCCTCGATGAAGGCCTCGGGGTGGCCGCTGGGCAGGCGCGACGCGGCCTGGGCAGCGGCGCTGAGGTACGGGTTGCCCCGCCGCAACATCTGCAGCGGCGCGTCCAGAAACTGCACTTCCAGAGTGTTGGGTTCCTCCTGCCGCCAGCACAAGCTGCCGCGCGTGCCGAAGACGCGCAGCCGCAGATCATTCTCCGCGCCGATCCCGATCTGCGAACACCACAGCACGCCGCGCGCCCCGCCGGCGTAGCGCAGCAGCATGTTCGCGTCGTCGTCGAGCTGCCGGCCCGGCACGAAGGTCGTCAGGTCGGCGCAGATCGCCTCCAGTTCCAGGCCGGTGACGGTGGCGGCCAGATGCTCGGCGTGGGAACCGATGTCGCCCACCGCCCCCGCCAGACCGCTGCGGGCCGGATCGGTGCGCCAGCCGGCCTGCTTGTTGCCCGTCTCCTCCAGCCGGGTGGCGAGCCAGCCCTGGTTGTACTCCACGATCACCTTACGCACCTGGCCCAGCCGGCCGTCGCGGACCAGGTGCCGCGCCTCGCGCACCATCGGGTAGCCGCTGTAGTTGTAGGTCACGGCAAAGACCACGCCCGAGCGCTGCACCACGGCCATCAGGTCGCTGGCCTGCTCGCTGGTGTGGACTAGGGGCTTGTCGCAGACCACGTGGATGCCCGCCTCAGCGAAGGCCCGGGCAACCGGGTAATGCAGGTCGTTGGGCGTGACCACCGAGACGAAATGAATGCGCTCGCCCGGCGGCCGGGCCAGTTCACCCTCCACCATGGTCTGCCAGGTGGGGTAGCTGCGCTGCGGAGCCAGTCCCAGCGCCGCACCGGAGCGGCGTGATTTTTCGGGCGTGCCCGACAGCGCCCCCGCCACCAGATCAATCTGGCCGTCCAGGGCGGCGGCCATGCGGTGGACCGCCCCGATAAAGGCCCCTTCCCCGCCCCCGACCATGCCCATGCGCAGCCGAGACACCTAGCGCTCCCGCGCGAAGGCGGCATCGAAGGCGGCGGCGGCCGGCTCGAAATCCAGCCGGCGCACGAAGGCGGCGCTCTCCGCCGCGCCGCGCACGCGGTCCATGCGGGCGTCCTCCCACTCGACGCTCAGGGGGCCCGCGTAGCCCACGTCGTTCAGGGCCGCGATGACCTCCTCGAACTGCACGTCGCCGCGCCCAACGCTGCGAAAATCCCAGAAGCGCCGGGCATCGCCGAATGAGGTGTGCCCCCCGAACACGCCCACATCGCCGTTGCCGTGGCCCCACCACACGTCTTTCATGTGAACGTGGAAAATCCGGTCGCCGAAGTCACGGATGAACTTCACGTAGTCCACCCCCTGATACGCGAGGTGGCTGGGATCGTAGTTGAAGCCGAAACGCGGGTGCGCGGCGGCCTCCAGCGCCCGCCGGGCCGTGGCGAGGTCAAAGGCGATCTCGGTGGGATGGACCTCCAGGGCGAAGTTGACCTCCACCTCCCCGAACACGTCCAGGATGGGCCGCCAGCGATCGGCAAAGTCCTGAAACCCGCGCTCCCAGTACGCCTGCGGGGTGGGCGGAAAGGCGTACAGACTGTGCCAGATGGAGGAGCCGGTGAACCCGTTCACCACCCCCACGCCAAATTTTGCGGCGGCGCGCGCCGTGTTCATCATTTCCCGGGCGGCCCGCTGGCGGACGCCCTCGGGGTCGCCGTCGCCCCAGACGTGGGCGGGCACGATCTCGCGGTGGCGTTCGTCGATGGGATCGCACACCGCCTGCCCGACGAGGTGGTTGCTGATGGCGTGAACGCTCAGGCCGTGACGGGCCAGCAGCTCGCGTCTGCGCTCCACGTACCCGTCGTCCTCCAGGGCGACCCGCACATCGAAATGGTCGCCCCAGCAGGCGAGTTCCAGGCCGTCGTAGCCCATCTCGCGCGCCAGCGGCGCCAGCTCTTCGAGGGGCAGATCGGCCCACTGGCCGGTAAACAGGGTGAGGGGTCTGGGCATGTGGCCTCCGGGAAAAGGGGGGCGGTGGAAGCGCTGCGGACCTCGGGGTGCGGCGGGCTCCCGACGACCTCGAATGTCTTCCGGCCCCGGCGGGAGCGTCAAAACGTGGTGGGGAACGCTGTCGGTCTTTCCAGCTTAGGAGGCCAGATGGGCCCCGTCAAACCCAATTTTCGGCTCGGGAGTGCAGGGGTTCCACCCACCGGTCTGTCCCGGCACCATCTGCCCTGGAAACCCAAGCTGTCCTGGAAACTCGGGGCGAATTGCATAACAGAATGGTGCTTTTCGGCCGTATTGCTTGAAGTAATAATGAAAATACCGTAATATACTTCTCATTCGGTTAAACGTCTCCTGTGAGGGATCGGACCGGCCCGCCCCGCCTGCCGGCTGGATGCACGCCGCGTCCGCCGATGGGCACCCCTCTGCGAAGGAGCCCCGTTGTGACCGACGTCCCAGCCGCAAGCCGCGCACTGCAGGAATTACTGCCCCCTTTTGGCCCCCATGAGGCCAGCGCCGAGGCGCACCGCTGCCTGTACTGCTACGACGCACCGTGCGTGCAGGCCTGCCCCACCCACATCGACATTCCCACCTTTATCCGCAAGATCGCCACGGGCAACCTGCGCGGATCGGCGCGCACCATTCTGGAGGCCAATTTCCTGGGCGGCACCTGTGCGCGGGTGTGTCCCGTCGAGGAGCTGTGCGAGGGGGCCTGCGTGCTGAACAGCGAGGAAAAGCCCATCGCCATCGGGCGGCTGCAGCGGCATGCGGTAGACCACGTGCAGGAACGCGGCGTGCAGCTGTTCAGGCCGGGGCCGCCCAGCGGACGCAGAGTGGCGGTGGTGGGCAGCGGCCCGGCCGGCCTGAGCGTCAGCGCCGAGCTTGCCCAGCTGGGCCACACGGTCACGCTGCTCGAAAAGCGGGAGCTGGGCGGCGGCCTGAGCACCTACGGCATCATCGTGCTGCGCGAACCGGTAGAGGTGGCGCTGCGCGAGGTGGACGCGGTGCGGGAACTGGGCGTGGACGTGCAGACCGGACATGAACTGACGGACCGGGCCGGGCTGGACGTCCTGCTCAGCGAATACGACGCCGTGTTTCTGGGGCTGGGGCTGGGCGCGGTGCCCGCGATGGGCATTCCGGGCGAGGAGCATCTGCTGGACGGCCTGCGGTACATCGAGGACAGCAAGATTCGCCCGGAAGTGCTGCCCGACGCGCAGAACGTCGTGGTAATTGGCGCGGGCAACACCGCCGTGGACGCGGCCACGGTAGCCCGGCGGCGCGGCGCATCAGTCACCATGCTGTACCGCCGCACCGAGGCCGAGATGACGGCGTACCGCCACGAATATGAATTTGCGCTCTCGGAGGGCATTGGGTACCGCTTCCTGACCCAGCCGGTGCGGGTGCTCTCGGGGGGCGGGCGCGTGACCGGCGTGGAGTGCGTGCGAATGGTGCTCGGCCCGCCGGATGCGGGCGGACGGCCCGGTCCGCGGCCGCTACCCGGCAGCGAATTCGTGGTTCCCTGCGACGCCGTGATCTCGGCCATCGGCCAGGAGAAACCCGCGCTGGCCGTGGAACTCGGGCTGGAGGTCACGGGCGGGTACATCGCCGTGGACGGCGCCATGCAGACCAGCATGCCCCGCGTGTATGCCGGCGGCGACTGCGTGCGCGCCCGCGGCACCGCCAGCACCGTGATGGCCGTGCAGGACGGCAAGTACGCCGCCGCCGCCATCCACCGCCTGCTTTCATCCACCCTGGAGGCCGCCCATGGCTGACCTGTCTGTCCATTTTGCCGGTATCCGCGCGCCCAATCCGTTCTGGCTGGCCTCCGCGCCGCCCACCAACAGCGGCGCCCAGATTCACCGCGCCTTCGAGCACGGCTGGGGCGGAGCGGTGTGGAAGACCATCGGCGCGCCGGTGCTGAACATCAGCAACCGCTACGCCGGTCTGAGCGTGGGGGGGCAGCGGCTGCTCGCCATCAACAATGTCGAACTCATCAGCGACCGCCCGCTGGACGTGAACCTGCGCGAGATCGCCGAGATCAAGCGGCTGTGGCCCGACCGCGCCGTGATCGTCTCGGCGATG contains the following coding sequences:
- a CDS encoding YdeI/OmpD-associated family protein — encoded protein: MPTFETVLKQERKAATGIEVPPHIVAELGAGKKPAVTVILNGYTYRSTVAVMGGRYMLPVSAEHRQGAGVQAGDQVSVTLHLDTEPREVTVPDDLQAALDGTPAALERFERLSYSQQRQHVLSVEGTKNPETRARRVAKAIQTLTADSG
- a CDS encoding tyrosine-type recombinase/integrase, which produces MQRMFDNAPSALRRHLERREYEAFLDLLSAELPGQAGGLTRKNYLSSLRVFLRWCAEETRSVLNATRADALAYQTHLQDRGTPATVHNHMTRVRTLYGILMARGEHPGPNPYEGLKLPSNRPEEHRDLYTGPEIARLLAHGDVTERLLVLLGAHVGLTGPETVTLRWEAVNTHAGHLDVRGRHLEADTQVYAALREYGQERGHTDLFAATGPLFDFQTDHQLRAALFRLCTRANVPYRAWRALRNTAGLRILEQTGDPAAVAQRLGLGTLKAVEVWKKLSGPGPA
- a CDS encoding nitroreductase family protein translates to MDRPDVPSGSTAPQGSRDHPTFQEVYPGFPEPQFEPLTFTRRSPDETLARARAFYEEMQTRRTTRHFSRDAVPREVIEWAVLSAGTAPSGAHRQPWRFVAVQDPDLKARIREAVEAEEYRTYTARMTDEWRSALAALGTDYVKEHLTDAPWVVVVFREKYGLRNDGTTYKNYYTVESVSMAVGLFLAAIHHAGLTTLTHTPNPMGYLSELLGRPRNEEPLIVMPVGYPAPDAHVPKLSRKPLAEIFQVDLGPSGQ
- a CDS encoding putative bifunctional diguanylate cyclase/phosphodiesterase codes for the protein MQTSPPPLTGFPDLGGRWRRTLLMTIPIAGLAFAIGLVLDPVSGQSTPFDRLAYPLLIAGVCALEFALWRWRNATAAVVTGLVLLSGGFFLCKLIYLLFFLPAGLSVQTEMTESFFWIPAVYVLSLFVPNLRAARSIVVAFFGGMVLCAVVYAAGHVWTGESVGVIFALTELILANLTLLCLTYVFIGYKDLLSGAQARAETLQRMVHTDLLTGLPSRQRFEEELDLLTSRHEAFSLLFIDVDGFKLVNDTLGHSAGDDALREFAGRLELFLNGGDLAARISGDEFVMIFRGTPPQRALALAHHILESVNRPFLVRGQQVQLTASIGLSAFPEDAQDSEAVLRHADAAMYHVKSSGKNGVRRFDGALDAELERRKVLEREFQFALQRGQLSVVYQPIFHLPSGEVHKAEVLLRWTHPEFGAVSPGTFIAMAESSGQIIQVGGWVLDTACAQARRWRDLLGQPLVVTVNVSPVQFLQPSFVPQVKNALLRSGLPASALELELTEGAVMQQPSTVRAALHDLRQLGVSIAIDDFGTGYSSLSYLRDLPINSIKIDRSFIRDLATPRRAPQYAVALVEAIVGIARTLDLQVVAEGIESSGQLELVRSFGCDFAQGYHFARPMEAQALTELLHHDVTAGDAPPHIRLN
- a CDS encoding Gfo/Idh/MocA family protein, which gives rise to MSRLRMGMVGGGEGAFIGAVHRMAAALDGQIDLVAGALSGTPEKSRRSGAALGLAPQRSYPTWQTMVEGELARPPGERIHFVSVVTPNDLHYPVARAFAEAGIHVVCDKPLVHTSEQASDLMAVVQRSGVVFAVTYNYSGYPMVREARHLVRDGRLGQVRKVIVEYNQGWLATRLEETGNKQAGWRTDPARSGLAGAVGDIGSHAEHLAATVTGLELEAICADLTTFVPGRQLDDDANMLLRYAGGARGVLWCSQIGIGAENDLRLRVFGTRGSLCWRQEEPNTLEVQFLDAPLQMLRRGNPYLSAAAQAASRLPSGHPEAFIEAFANVYRGVAEAIRARLEGRAPDPLIADFPTLEEGARGVQFIERVVESGRSEVKWTPARWSSPAAAPPQSAQKA
- a CDS encoding sugar phosphate isomerase/epimerase family protein yields the protein MPRPLTLFTGQWADLPLEELAPLAREMGYDGLELACWGDHFDVRVALEDDGYVERRRELLARHGLSVHAISNHLVGQAVCDPIDERHREIVPAHVWGDGDPEGVRQRAAREMMNTARAAAKFGVGVVNGFTGSSIWHSLYAFPPTPQAYWERGFQDFADRWRPILDVFGEVEVNFALEVHPTEIAFDLATARRALEAAAHPRFGFNYDPSHLAYQGVDYVKFIRDFGDRIFHVHMKDVWWGHGNGDVGVFGGHTSFGDARRFWDFRSVGRGDVQFEEVIAALNDVGYAGPLSVEWEDARMDRVRGAAESAAFVRRLDFEPAAAAFDAAFARER
- a CDS encoding NAD(P)-dependent oxidoreductase; translation: MTDVPAASRALQELLPPFGPHEASAEAHRCLYCYDAPCVQACPTHIDIPTFIRKIATGNLRGSARTILEANFLGGTCARVCPVEELCEGACVLNSEEKPIAIGRLQRHAVDHVQERGVQLFRPGPPSGRRVAVVGSGPAGLSVSAELAQLGHTVTLLEKRELGGGLSTYGIIVLREPVEVALREVDAVRELGVDVQTGHELTDRAGLDVLLSEYDAVFLGLGLGAVPAMGIPGEEHLLDGLRYIEDSKIRPEVLPDAQNVVVIGAGNTAVDAATVARRRGASVTMLYRRTEAEMTAYRHEYEFALSEGIGYRFLTQPVRVLSGGGRVTGVECVRMVLGPPDAGGRPGPRPLPGSEFVVPCDAVISAIGQEKPALAVELGLEVTGGYIAVDGAMQTSMPRVYAGGDCVRARGTASTVMAVQDGKYAAAAIHRLLSSTLEAAHG